The following proteins come from a genomic window of Nitrosopumilus sp.:
- a CDS encoding isocitrate/isopropylmalate family dehydrogenase: MSKKAAVMRGDGIGPEVVDSMLKVLKECNIQSEIILCEAGSEQWDKNGRKDKSYIPDETISILEESDACFKGPTTTIPVPGAPRSVAVTLRQKFELYSNIRPTKTFDRLTPDRKLDCVCFREATEGLYTGIEAKITDDAAIAIRKITRQGCDRFLNSAMNWAKQYNMKKMVAITKRNILKETDGIFWSSAQKAVEGTDVELSEIYIDNMAQQMVVAPEQFNGAVLVSTNLFMDIISELASGLVGSIGLIYSANMGDDFAMFEAAHGSAPQFAGQNKVNPTATVLSGAWMAEYIGEKEIRDAIFDATYQVINEGKTVTWDIGGNASTTQMTDAIITYAKEKLRK; the protein is encoded by the coding sequence TTGAGTAAAAAAGCAGCAGTTATGAGAGGAGATGGCATTGGACCTGAAGTAGTAGACTCGATGCTAAAAGTTTTGAAAGAATGTAACATCCAATCAGAGATTATTCTCTGTGAGGCAGGTTCAGAGCAATGGGATAAAAATGGAAGGAAAGACAAATCATACATTCCTGATGAGACAATTAGTATTTTAGAAGAATCCGATGCGTGTTTTAAGGGGCCGACTACCACAATTCCGGTTCCAGGGGCTCCAAGAAGTGTTGCTGTCACTCTACGTCAAAAATTTGAACTATATTCCAATATCAGACCAACCAAAACTTTTGATAGATTAACACCGGATAGAAAATTAGACTGTGTTTGTTTTAGAGAAGCAACTGAGGGCTTGTACACTGGTATTGAAGCAAAAATAACAGATGATGCGGCAATTGCCATTAGAAAAATTACAAGACAAGGTTGTGATAGATTTTTAAATTCTGCAATGAATTGGGCAAAACAATACAATATGAAAAAAATGGTGGCAATCACCAAAAGAAATATTCTCAAAGAGACAGACGGAATATTTTGGAGTTCGGCTCAAAAAGCCGTTGAAGGGACAGATGTAGAACTATCAGAAATTTACATTGACAATATGGCGCAACAAATGGTAGTAGCTCCTGAGCAGTTTAATGGAGCAGTTCTTGTAAGTACTAATTTGTTCATGGACATTATTTCAGAGTTGGCTTCTGGATTGGTAGGATCTATCGGATTGATTTATTCTGCAAATATGGGAGATGATTTTGCAATGTTTGAAGCAGCGCATGGAAGTGCACCTCAATTTGCAGGTCAAAATAAAGTGAATCCTACTGCAACCGTTCTATCAGGTGCTTGGATGGCAGAATATATAGGTGAGAAAGAAATCAGAGACGCAATCTTTGATGCAACTTATCAAGTGATTAATGAAGGAAAAACAGTTACCTGGGATATCGGAGGAAACGCATCAACTACCCAAATGACAGATGCGATTATCACATATGCAAAAGAAAAACTTAGAAAATAG
- a CDS encoding metallophosphoesterase family protein yields the protein MKIVQISDLHVGSQFLQDKFDTLVAEVNELNPEVIVITGDLTNEGLMKEYAQCKSLLEKFNTKKIIAISGNHDYRNTGYLLFKKFFPFESVNELNDDVVLVTVGTARPDRNEGEVGYRQNLWLERTMKKYKDKVKIVAMHHHLIAIPDTGSDQLTVVDAGDVLRTVLDTHVDIVLCGHKHRPWAWNFRTLTVVNAGTATSERVRGFFENTYNILTISDKKVQVDLKIVGGKRLPIDEIVNNYSQFTDE from the coding sequence ATGAAAATAGTTCAAATCTCTGATCTGCATGTGGGCTCTCAATTTTTACAGGACAAATTTGATACTCTAGTTGCAGAAGTCAATGAATTAAATCCTGAAGTGATTGTAATTACTGGTGATCTGACAAATGAAGGCTTGATGAAAGAATATGCGCAATGCAAATCACTGTTGGAAAAGTTTAACACAAAAAAAATTATTGCAATTAGTGGAAACCACGATTATCGAAATACCGGTTATCTGTTATTCAAAAAATTCTTTCCGTTTGAATCTGTAAATGAATTGAATGATGATGTTGTTTTAGTTACAGTTGGAACTGCTAGGCCTGATAGAAATGAAGGTGAAGTAGGTTACAGACAAAATTTATGGTTGGAGAGAACTATGAAAAAATACAAAGATAAAGTAAAGATTGTTGCAATGCATCATCATTTGATTGCAATTCCTGACACTGGTTCTGATCAACTCACTGTTGTCGATGCAGGTGATGTGCTGCGAACTGTTTTGGATACCCATGTTGACATAGTACTGTGTGGACACAAGCATCGACCTTGGGCTTGGAATTTTAGAACTCTTACTGTCGTTAATGCTGGAACCGCTACATCTGAGCGTGTACGTGGTTTCTTTGAAAATACCTACAACATTCTAACAATCTCTGATAAAAAAGTTCAGGTGGATCTCAAAATAGTAGGTGGAAAAAGACTGCCAATTGATGAAATAGTGAATAATTATAGTCAATTTACCGACGAGTGA
- a CDS encoding iron dependent repressor, metal binding and dimerization domain protein: MMSNLSDKKEKRLNSIKKAHSQKNSFTTRMEDYLEVISELVELKGYASPTDISNYMDVRPPSVTKMLRRLDADGYLEYTKYRGLKLTLKGMNIANDIRQKHSDLLDFFEIIGIDGSVANKDVEGIEHHINPKTMKQLRKFTTFLKSNPDLLYSFNRVRF, translated from the coding sequence ATGATGAGTAATCTATCTGACAAAAAAGAAAAGAGATTGAACTCTATAAAAAAAGCTCATAGTCAAAAGAATTCATTTACCACTCGAATGGAGGATTATCTTGAAGTCATCTCTGAACTGGTAGAACTCAAAGGATATGCTTCTCCTACAGACATCTCCAATTACATGGATGTCCGGCCTCCCAGTGTAACCAAAATGTTACGTCGTTTAGATGCTGATGGTTATTTAGAATATACAAAATACCGTGGATTGAAATTAACTCTTAAAGGAATGAATATTGCAAATGATATACGCCAAAAACATAGCGACTTGTTGGATTTTTTTGAGATTATTGGCATTGATGGTTCTGTGGCCAACAAAGATGTTGAGGGAATCGAGCATCACATAAACCCAAAAACAATGAAACAGTTAAGAAAATTTACTACATTTCTTAAATCTAATCCTGATCTACTTTATTCATTTAACAGAGTACGCTTTTAA
- a CDS encoding multicopper oxidase domain-containing protein — translation MVASRSGIMMVLIVAMVAISAIFFVFPEGINAQKEEKTFVTHSGGVVKTTGEILDPLYTSATVEFDPMEFLRDFNYGRVTQLSDGTTVREFTIIANDDEIMEVSPGIFYNVWTFNGTVPGPTIRATEGDIVRVKFINNGEKEHTIHFHGIHPAGMDGVFEPVGGNGGQFVYEFESGPVGVHPYHCHVMPLEEHIVHGLYGVFIVDPKEERPPADEMVMVLNGLDTDFDTENNFYAANTIPFYYQHHPIQINTDELIRVYVVNMVEFDPINNFHLHGNLYKYYPTGTDIVPSFYTDMITLSQTERGIMEFEYEYPGKYLFHAHKVEFSEKGWVGIFMVHENKNAVESEGYGT, via the coding sequence ATGGTGGCATCCCGCTCTGGAATAATGATGGTGTTGATAGTTGCAATGGTTGCAATATCTGCAATTTTCTTTGTGTTTCCTGAAGGAATCAACGCACAAAAAGAAGAGAAAACATTTGTTACTCATTCTGGGGGTGTGGTGAAAACCACTGGTGAAATACTAGATCCATTATACACCAGTGCGACAGTAGAATTTGATCCGATGGAATTCCTACGTGATTTTAATTATGGACGCGTAACCCAACTGTCTGATGGAACAACTGTGCGCGAATTTACAATTATTGCTAATGATGATGAAATAATGGAGGTCTCTCCTGGAATATTTTATAATGTATGGACATTTAATGGAACAGTTCCAGGACCGACAATTAGAGCAACAGAAGGGGATATTGTGCGAGTCAAGTTCATCAACAATGGAGAAAAAGAACACACAATTCATTTTCATGGCATTCATCCAGCCGGAATGGATGGCGTTTTTGAACCCGTAGGTGGAAATGGTGGACAGTTTGTTTATGAATTTGAATCTGGCCCTGTTGGTGTCCATCCTTACCACTGTCATGTTATGCCACTTGAAGAACACATTGTACATGGCTTGTATGGGGTTTTCATCGTAGATCCAAAAGAAGAACGTCCACCAGCTGATGAAATGGTGATGGTCTTAAATGGATTGGACACTGATTTTGACACTGAAAATAATTTCTATGCTGCAAACACTATTCCGTTTTACTATCAGCATCATCCAATTCAAATTAACACCGATGAATTGATTCGAGTTTATGTTGTTAATATGGTAGAATTTGACCCAATTAACAATTTTCATCTTCATGGTAATTTGTACAAGTATTATCCAACAGGAACTGACATTGTGCCCTCATTTTATACCGATATGATTACTCTCTCACAAACCGAACGTGGAATAATGGAATTTGAGTATGAATATCCTGGCAAATATCTTTTCCATGCACACAAGGTAGAATTTTCTGAAAAGGGCTGGGTGGGAATATTCATGGTGCATGAAAATAAAAATGCTGTAGAGTCAGAAGGATATGGAACTTAG
- a CDS encoding divalent cation transporter, with amino-acid sequence MELSNKSSKVKMIASGIIPFAFLVIMIAYIFGPGSDLLDLGIPLPEITMEKVDFVDSEIQVTVRNTGPMPVEVAMADINDRIQPAAVEPDRYLDRYETALVRIPFEWNEAEPYIIGITVEDGTRFEKEIEAAAPALEPTLELAVFFAIIGTYVGIIPVMIGLLWLPFIKKIKKSKYHFFLALTAGLLLFLGIDSIEEAIQVSDESLADSFNGTLLIATITILSFLGLHYTGEKLIKKSETSRLTKPVAIALMIAIGIGLHNFGEGLAIGAAVGLGSIAFSTFLIVGFALHNTTEGIAIASPMSREKTVIWKLAAMGMIAGAPAIFGAWVGGFVYSPFSSVIFLSIGAGAIFQVIMTILKWIRVEGDKNLSSAAVVSGFAIGMLIMYATSILV; translated from the coding sequence ATGGAACTTAGTAACAAATCCTCAAAAGTAAAAATGATTGCAAGTGGTATCATCCCATTTGCATTTTTAGTAATCATGATCGCATACATCTTTGGCCCTGGTTCCGATTTGTTGGATTTGGGAATTCCTTTACCTGAAATTACAATGGAAAAAGTAGATTTTGTAGATTCTGAAATACAAGTCACAGTCCGAAACACTGGACCTATGCCTGTGGAAGTTGCGATGGCAGACATTAACGACCGGATACAACCTGCTGCAGTTGAACCTGATAGGTATTTGGACAGATATGAAACGGCTTTGGTAAGAATTCCATTTGAATGGAATGAAGCAGAACCATACATCATTGGAATCACAGTTGAAGATGGAACCCGATTTGAAAAAGAAATAGAAGCAGCAGCTCCTGCACTAGAGCCAACACTTGAACTTGCAGTATTTTTTGCCATAATCGGTACATATGTTGGAATCATTCCTGTGATGATTGGTTTATTGTGGCTTCCATTTATCAAAAAAATTAAGAAAAGCAAATATCATTTCTTTTTGGCATTAACTGCCGGATTGCTGTTATTTTTGGGAATTGATTCCATTGAAGAAGCAATACAAGTATCTGATGAAAGCCTTGCAGACAGTTTTAATGGCACATTACTCATTGCCACAATTACTATTCTTTCATTTCTTGGGTTACACTATACAGGTGAAAAATTAATAAAAAAATCTGAAACCTCCAGACTTACAAAACCCGTAGCAATTGCATTAATGATTGCGATAGGGATTGGATTGCACAACTTTGGAGAGGGATTGGCAATTGGGGCTGCTGTAGGTCTTGGGTCTATTGCATTTAGTACGTTTTTGATAGTGGGGTTTGCGTTGCACAACACTACTGAGGGAATTGCAATTGCATCTCCAATGTCCCGAGAAAAAACGGTAATCTGGAAACTTGCAGCTATGGGCATGATTGCAGGGGCTCCCGCAATTTTTGGTGCATGGGTTGGAGGTTTTGTGTATTCTCCGTTTTCCTCGGTGATATTTCTTTCAATAGGGGCAGGTGCAATATTTCAAGTAATTATGACAATCTTGAAATGGATAAGGGTAGAAGGCGACAAGAATCTTTCAAGTGCTGCAGTAGTATCAGGCTTTGCTATAGGAATGCTGATAATGTATGCTACTAGTATTCTTGTTTGA
- a CDS encoding SirB1 family protein: protein MEERFDPLVAEWFAFVKNPNFNLVEKCLKFAQILEYPELNVDEYIEKINRIGMSLKESINDVKNPTYLISMLNEHLFENLGFSGDDDDYYNPKNNFLNEVIDKKSGIPITLSILYAEVAKFVGLDLKIVGFPGHVLVKYNEEMILDPFYDGRLVDVDDLQEILDVNFGGELEFQPEYLDEVKPEQILVRMTRNLKNSYVQSFVYDKALRCVNMVLAIEPESAEDIRDKGILEERLLNSDTALKYLNKYLEINPNAEDVDFVLELIRSIKSKN from the coding sequence TTGGAAGAAAGATTTGATCCATTAGTTGCAGAATGGTTTGCATTTGTAAAAAATCCAAATTTTAACTTGGTAGAAAAATGTCTAAAATTTGCACAGATTCTAGAATATCCTGAACTAAATGTAGACGAATACATTGAGAAGATCAACCGCATTGGCATGTCTCTAAAAGAATCAATTAATGATGTTAAGAATCCCACATACTTGATTTCGATGTTAAACGAACATCTCTTTGAAAATTTAGGATTTAGTGGGGATGATGATGATTACTATAACCCAAAAAATAATTTTCTAAATGAAGTAATAGATAAAAAATCAGGAATTCCAATAACACTATCAATTCTTTATGCCGAAGTTGCAAAGTTTGTAGGGTTAGATCTTAAGATAGTTGGTTTTCCGGGACACGTATTGGTAAAATACAACGAGGAGATGATTCTAGATCCATTCTATGACGGTCGCCTTGTAGACGTAGATGACTTGCAAGAAATATTGGATGTGAACTTTGGAGGGGAATTAGAATTTCAGCCAGAATACCTAGACGAGGTAAAACCAGAACAAATTCTTGTTAGAATGACCCGTAATTTAAAAAATTCATATGTTCAATCGTTTGTTTATGACAAGGCGTTGCGATGCGTCAACATGGTATTAGCAATTGAACCAGAATCGGCAGAAGACATTAGAGATAAAGGAATTTTGGAGGAAAGATTACTTAATTCTGATACTGCATTGAAATATTTGAACAAATATTTAGAAATTAATCCAAATGCAGAAGATGTAGATTTTGTTTTGGAATTAATTAGAAGTATAAAATCAAAAAATTAA
- a CDS encoding methyltransferase domain-containing protein, whose translation MLEHTPEFLRCVGCGSKLELDILQMNKEIEEGILECKKCILAFPIIEKIPILWNDFSKYLSHRKVLGGQLYQLSKTEKMKSFLKSSLSKTIPVDDRTAIEDRWSKIYQNSMHSKFYSLIRSHLDSLPKSNLVLEHGCSIGIVTSSLADSSNTVFGIDRSFSALRFAKKTFKHNLDYVVADSLSPVFGKLQFDLVLALNLLELVEPLELLKHVSKQITFGYFVISDPYDFDRGVNSVKKSLDEFTLRANLEKFGFKISPKTKNPSYLPWNLKLNSRAILNYKVDLVIGKK comes from the coding sequence ATGCTAGAACACACTCCTGAATTTTTAAGATGTGTTGGATGTGGTTCTAAACTTGAACTTGATATCTTACAAATGAACAAAGAAATTGAAGAAGGAATTTTAGAATGTAAGAAATGCATTCTGGCATTCCCAATTATTGAGAAAATTCCCATCTTGTGGAATGATTTTTCCAAATATCTCTCTCATCGTAAAGTTCTGGGAGGCCAACTCTATCAATTGTCAAAAACTGAAAAAATGAAAAGTTTTCTGAAATCGTCTTTATCAAAAACTATACCTGTTGATGATAGAACCGCAATCGAAGATAGGTGGTCGAAAATTTATCAGAACAGCATGCATTCGAAATTCTACTCTTTGATCAGAAGCCATCTTGATTCTCTGCCAAAATCAAATCTTGTATTGGAGCATGGCTGCTCAATTGGGATTGTTACTTCGTCACTAGCTGATTCAAGCAATACTGTGTTTGGAATAGATAGATCATTTAGCGCATTAAGGTTTGCAAAAAAAACTTTCAAACATAACCTTGATTATGTTGTTGCCGATTCTCTGTCTCCTGTGTTTGGAAAATTGCAGTTTGATTTGGTGCTTGCACTAAACCTTTTGGAATTAGTAGAGCCTTTAGAATTATTAAAACACGTATCAAAACAAATCACTTTTGGATATTTTGTAATCTCTGATCCATATGATTTTGACAGGGGCGTCAACTCTGTTAAAAAATCTCTCGATGAATTCACATTACGTGCAAATTTGGAAAAATTTGGGTTCAAAATTTCTCCAAAGACAAAAAACCCTTCTTACCTTCCATGGAATTTAAAACTCAATTCACGTGCTATCTTAAACTACAAGGTAGATTTGGTAATTGGTAAAAAATGA
- a CDS encoding prohibitin family protein has translation MSKYQSPKVNVNMSAAKGVAVGIILLIIIGVVISASVKIVDSGHRGVLLHWNAVDLTQPPLDEGLHFVVPFQDEVVNIEVRTLKYASDARSASRDLQTVETTVTVNYHPDREAVHRLYKNLGLDYENRVIQPAIEETVKQVTAKYNAEELITKRPLVKQDIEAAITERLNQFEVVTDVISITDFEFSPLFAQAIESKVEAEQNALRAENDLRRIEVEARQTEANAVGLANANIAEAKGEAEAIAIINRALAENPNYLDWLKTQAWDGKLPLVVGEGGTPFIQIPVKP, from the coding sequence TTGTCAAAATATCAATCACCTAAAGTTAATGTGAATATGAGTGCCGCAAAAGGAGTGGCAGTAGGAATTATTCTTCTTATAATTATCGGAGTAGTGATATCAGCCTCGGTGAAAATCGTAGATTCAGGTCACAGAGGAGTTCTATTACACTGGAATGCAGTTGATCTAACACAACCACCACTTGACGAAGGATTGCATTTTGTGGTTCCATTTCAAGATGAAGTAGTTAACATTGAAGTTCGTACTCTAAAATATGCAAGTGATGCTAGAAGTGCATCAAGAGATCTGCAAACAGTTGAAACAACCGTCACAGTAAACTATCATCCAGATAGAGAAGCAGTGCACAGACTGTACAAGAATTTAGGTCTTGATTACGAAAACAGAGTAATTCAGCCAGCCATAGAGGAAACAGTAAAACAAGTAACTGCAAAGTACAATGCTGAAGAATTAATCACAAAAAGACCATTGGTCAAACAAGATATCGAAGCTGCAATCACTGAAAGACTAAATCAATTTGAAGTCGTAACTGACGTCATTTCAATTACGGACTTTGAGTTTTCACCATTATTTGCTCAAGCGATTGAATCAAAAGTCGAGGCGGAACAAAATGCACTCAGAGCAGAAAATGATCTCAGAAGAATCGAAGTCGAGGCAAGGCAAACAGAAGCTAATGCCGTAGGTTTGGCCAATGCAAACATTGCCGAAGCAAAGGGTGAGGCAGAAGCCATAGCAATTATCAACAGAGCATTAGCTGAGAATCCAAATTACTTGGACTGGTTAAAGACACAAGCGTGGGATGGCAAATTACCACTTGTAGTCGGAGAAGGCGGAACACCATTCATTCAAATTCCGGTTAAACCATAA
- a CDS encoding TFIIB-type zinc ribbon-containing protein: MVSSNQNSSCMRCGKNSMLTDDTTGEQFCSKCGYVVSEKTQESGPEWRSFQKDGGADPARTGAPSSLLMHDMGLSTVINPLNKDASGKPLSTSMKSTIERLRTWDNRSQVHEPVDRNLRQALGELTRLKDKIAISANVLEKAAYIYRKALEKKLVRGRSISAMIAASLYAACRDTATPRTLKDVADAANVKRKDIARCYRLLHYELELKMPVVDSVQCIARISSKLDITEKTKRYAIKVLKEAQEREESAGKDPMGLAASALYLSCVHNGASVTQRDIAEAAGVTEVTIRNRYKGLKASHS, encoded by the coding sequence ATGGTAAGTTCAAATCAAAATTCTAGTTGCATGAGATGTGGAAAAAACTCCATGTTAACTGATGACACTACTGGTGAACAATTTTGCTCAAAATGCGGTTATGTAGTTTCAGAAAAAACCCAGGAATCAGGTCCTGAATGGAGATCTTTCCAAAAAGATGGTGGTGCTGATCCTGCAAGAACTGGCGCTCCATCATCATTACTAATGCATGATATGGGATTATCCACCGTTATCAATCCATTGAACAAGGATGCTTCTGGAAAACCACTTTCTACCTCCATGAAGAGTACCATTGAGCGTCTTAGAACTTGGGATAACCGAAGTCAGGTTCATGAACCAGTGGACAGAAACTTGCGACAAGCTCTTGGTGAGTTAACTAGGCTAAAGGACAAGATTGCGATTTCTGCAAATGTTCTTGAAAAAGCCGCTTACATTTACAGAAAAGCTTTGGAGAAAAAACTTGTACGCGGTAGATCTATTTCTGCAATGATTGCTGCATCTCTTTATGCTGCTTGCAGAGATACTGCAACGCCTAGGACCCTCAAAGATGTTGCAGATGCTGCAAATGTAAAACGAAAAGATATTGCGCGATGTTATAGATTGTTACATTACGAATTGGAATTAAAGATGCCTGTAGTTGATTCAGTTCAATGTATTGCAAGGATTTCAAGTAAACTCGATATTACAGAAAAAACAAAACGATATGCAATTAAGGTACTAAAAGAAGCTCAGGAACGTGAAGAGTCAGCTGGAAAAGATCCTATGGGTCTTGCAGCTTCCGCATTATACTTATCCTGTGTTCATAACGGTGCGTCTGTAACTCAAAGAGATATTGCAGAAGCTGCAGGTGTTACTGAAGTTACAATACGTAATAGATACAAGGGATTGAAAGCTAGCCATTCATAA
- a CDS encoding MarR family transcriptional regulator — protein sequence MKTLDLKDSIGLMMKRSAKAWERAADIELTERFGLTGGKWKVITGLSINEGITQKQLADMMFVEAPTLVPIIDKLEKEGYLTRQSDPKDRRNNLIFLTKKAKKTVDPIIDCIVKMRDIGLDKISKKDLEITKKTLTQINANAEAFIMEKGKKTEPDVWTNPQNKSQKTLVKV from the coding sequence ATGAAGACGCTAGATCTCAAAGATAGCATAGGCCTAATGATGAAAAGATCTGCCAAGGCATGGGAGAGGGCAGCAGACATTGAACTAACTGAGCGTTTTGGTCTTACTGGTGGGAAGTGGAAAGTAATCACTGGACTCTCAATTAATGAGGGAATCACACAAAAGCAGCTTGCAGATATGATGTTCGTAGAGGCGCCAACACTGGTACCAATAATAGACAAGTTAGAAAAGGAAGGATACCTCACACGACAGTCAGATCCTAAAGACAGAAGAAACAATCTGATTTTTTTAACAAAAAAGGCCAAGAAGACAGTAGATCCCATAATAGATTGCATAGTAAAGATGCGAGACATAGGACTAGACAAAATATCTAAAAAAGATCTGGAGATTACAAAAAAGACATTGACGCAAATAAATGCAAATGCAGAAGCATTCATTATGGAAAAGGGCAAAAAGACAGAACCGGATGTTTGGACAAATCCACAAAACAAATCACAAAAAACTCTGGTAAAAGTATGA
- a CDS encoding AAA family ATPase: MVVSQIEYVLMIGVALSGKTTYIKANFKHKRISLSFFDNNRKKELEYIEECLNQGKSIVIDDTNLTEDIRKRHIDLAKKYNAKVRGIFMNTSRGLLEKRQKSRRDPFPLSAIYKQLNELETPVSGEGFDELIVKKDYEIPKGT; the protein is encoded by the coding sequence ATGGTTGTGTCACAAATAGAATATGTTTTGATGATCGGTGTTGCATTAAGTGGGAAGACTACTTACATCAAAGCCAATTTTAAGCATAAGCGAATTTCTTTATCATTTTTTGACAATAATAGAAAAAAAGAACTTGAATACATTGAAGAATGTCTCAACCAAGGAAAAAGCATAGTCATAGATGACACAAATCTTACAGAAGACATACGAAAAAGACACATAGATCTTGCCAAAAAATACAATGCCAAAGTAAGAGGAATTTTTATGAACACTTCAAGAGGATTGTTAGAAAAAAGACAAAAAAGTAGGCGAGATCCCTTTCCACTATCTGCAATTTATAAACAACTCAACGAGCTTGAGACACCAGTAAGTGGGGAAGGATTTGATGAATTAATTGTAAAAAAGGATTATGAAATACCAAAAGGAACATAA
- a CDS encoding response regulator: MKPKVIIIDDDMESAEILSDLLSLRSIEVLGMGYDGQDAVKLYQKYSPDVVIMDYWMPDFDGLYGLENIRNLDSNAKVIILTGSPDNECGNELFELKPSAIIQKPFNTNKLVQLIDKISLGDIIQLDNKSK, encoded by the coding sequence ATGAAGCCTAAGGTGATCATAATCGATGATGATATGGAAAGCGCAGAAATCCTGTCTGATCTTCTTAGTCTTCGTTCAATCGAAGTATTGGGAATGGGATATGATGGACAAGACGCAGTTAAACTGTATCAAAAATACTCTCCTGATGTCGTTATAATGGACTATTGGATGCCTGATTTTGACGGTCTGTATGGGCTCGAAAATATTCGAAATTTAGACTCTAATGCCAAAGTGATAATTTTGACAGGAAGTCCAGACAATGAATGCGGCAATGAATTATTTGAACTAAAACCCTCTGCTATAATTCAAAAACCATTCAATACCAATAAACTAGTTCAATTAATTGATAAAATTTCCTTAGGTGACATTATACAATTGGATAATAAATCAAAATAA